GCTTTCCGCTCTATCCGATTGTATTTCGGCCAATATGAGGCAGGAACTCTAGAAAGTGAGGGAGATAAAGATATGAGATTTGGTTCTATTAgtgaatcaaatcaaattcaacaactaaattcactttattttaaattaataaacttaaaatccaatttttttcttaccctGTGTTGGCAAATTCGGTCCACAACTGTAGGATGTACTCGGAAAAGCGTTGTTCAGTTTCGAGGTAGTTCTgaatttattggttttttgttTGGGGAATGATTCAAAACCAAATGGTAATTGACTTTTACCTTGTCATAGAGTGACGGCCTTGCAAAAGGTTGCCCAAAAGCATATTCTATCTCATAACCATGCATCACTCCCATCCATTTTGGCCATGGATTTGCCGTTGACCTTGAAAGAATACgcatatttcgtttttttttttctttcaagcatCACAATGAGTCTTCAAGTTACCTCATAGTAAAATAATACATGTACACAGGCCCATAGACGTTGTCCGCGATGATATCAGCGAAATCAATGAGACTGCAGGTGAAGAAGTAATCACCGAGAAATCGTCCAATACCGTCACGCAACTGTTCCCTGTAAATGAGGATGGTTTTTTGAAGAGTAATTAATGTAAGTAAGGACAAAggacgggtgtggcgcagtcagttagaggtccgttgtagccacacggtcgagggttcgaaaccgccctagagcaaaccaagcctttcatctctccggggtcgataaattggtaccagacttgtgtgggaggataaaaacactgacctgacacatcagctgacccccgcaattcattgtataggccaacacgcattccaaaacctcaacgatcccggctcatcccgagtggattgacacgccagtgactttatccttttttgatGTAAGTAAGTAATGCCCACTTACGGTAATGTTGGTCGGTCCGACACGAACTGATAAGCGTGCAAAAGTGCGTTTTCAACAAGCGGTGATCCTCCAAAATATGGCATAAACGCATGCATCGACTGTCGATACTGTGATCTGAAATCAAATGTTTCAGTGGGaggaaaaacatagaaattcCCAGCAACTCACCTTGTTATGAGTGCTTTATTCTGTGGATCCTCAGCAGAGATTGTATGATTGAACCAGAAACCATATCGACTCATGTAATATGGTAACCAATAGGTCCCTTCGTCTTTTACGGTCCCAAATATGACGGCcacatcttttttgaaatttctactCCGTAGCCGTTCAAATACATCACCCTAAGCAGAAAAATCAATGCGATTGTTTATATACGTAAACATAACATATGTTGTGCTGGTCTAACCTTAAAGAAGTTCCGATCAACGCTGACGGGAACAAACGCGAACGTCATCGGAAGGCCGATTTCGTTTGACACCGAGTCTGCTTCCACCTAAAGAATTAGTAATGAATCTGCAGCAATTTAcgcataaaaaaatttcatcgaCTCGAGGACTGATTCCTTTgagtaattttcaaatttaatacTTGTTTAAATAACAAGTACCTATTCAAATAATGATAACTGCTTAGAGAGCCAACAGCCATCTACAACTAGTCATTCCTTTTAGGACCCACGTAAGTCAGATTAGAATTTGCACTTCATTTAATACACGATATAACTCGACTTATTGTCATTCTTGAAATGTGTAAAACACAAACACTATATCACATCACTTTGgaaatatagtagggtcaaaacgacatgaaacacgtacgcaattgcgtacgcggcttctttcgaggcgtttcggtggaacgtagtggctgggagcgtggtgaaatccttgctagcatcacccatcgctgcagttgacgacgggcccacctcggttccaactgctgcctccacagcgccgtttcgagcgcgtacgcaaatgcaccgcaactacactcgtagttcatgtcgtattgacccgactgtagAGCGTGTTATATGAAGAGAGCAAAATGAGTTACTGTAGAGGAACTAATTTTCCTCTCCACACCCTTacagacacacatacacactaTTTTGCCAGATGATTCATGATACGATAGTCTAGCTAATTTATTAGACTAACATGGATGGAACTAACAGCTCCACAGTCGACTTTTCTAGTGTTCCtagatatagttgggtcaaaacgacatgaaacacagaccgttgcgcaagcggccgcgctcggaagcggtgcggaggagacagcggttgaaatcgaggtggcaccatggcgaactgcagaggtgttTCGCAGTAGCGTGgctccttacacgatcccaaccgctacgttccaccgctccgctttgagcgcagccgcttgcgcaaatgtccgtgtttcatgtcgttttgacccgactatagttccCAAGTGTTAGCTGCCCGTCTTAGTTTCGGTTTAGGTCAAACTATGGCGATGGCGCAACAATTCGCCCGAGAAGGGAAAAATGACTTCGTGAATGACCCTATACGGATCATATCGGATTTGTTACAACAGTTGTGCATTGTAAAGGGTAATGTTATTCATaattgtggtacgtggtggtctgatGCGATATCATATTAACAAATGAGGTAATAAGCACACTGGTCGATGTGCTGTTCATTGAGTACGcttatcgtttgaatgctttctgtaggtgataaggcgcttgaAATGATAAATTACTAATGGCTTCGacttttccaggctctgacgaagacgATAgcgtcgaaacgttagctgttaataaagatcTGTACTTATctttggccacagctcaaacaaatcaatataTCTTTATCAGCTGATCCTGAGACTTTTTCCCGCAAGTCATCCTAATTTTATGCTGATCATCCTATGAGCCaacttcaatgtttttttattgcatcCAGAGGGACGAGAGCTTTAATGCGACTTCCTGCAAAAGCAACAAGAATTCTCACTTGGATCACACTTGCTGGAAGTGCACGTAAACAAGTATGGATAGTAGCCGCATCAATTCCTTTCGTGGTACAGTTCAATCGTTTAGCGAGTCGAATTGATAACTCATACATTGTGTCCGGTGTCCTACTGGCCCAAGAGTTCATTATAGTTCCGCTCTGGAAGTAATATATACCATCATTTGCTTACTTTCTACAAGCTAAACTGACAAAATTTGAACCTACACTGGCAATAATCTTGTTAAAGAACGGGTAACTATCCGGTGCTGCTAGATGAGCTGTAGCGGACGCGGATCCAGCTGATTCCCCAAACAATGTGACTCTGGATGGGTCACCACCGAAGGAGCCTAGAAAAATGGATTCGAGAAGTTGAGGAATCTTAGTGAAGCACATGGGAGAGTGGTAAAGAAAGGGTCTGGAGCTAATCTGTCCGCCCCATCGCATTcatttcagttcagaatcatttgaggtttatgagccTCTGTCTAGCCTAAAAGGTAACTTGCGAGGGCCAGCTgatgtgtcacgtcagtgtttttatccacaaaTTGATTGTTCGATGTTTGTTCGTCGAGATAAATTGTTGTCAGAAAAGTCCGGTAACAATCTATCGATCCCTGGGGAATGAGAAGAACTTGAgtggcaccagggcggattcgaacctccaatcgatcgcgTACACACAGCGAggcctcttaccgactgctccACACCTGGCCTAATTCATGTCATAACATAGTTAGAAGCTTGTTTTACCTCACCTATATGATTGTGCAGCCATTGTAAGGCAGCTTGTTGATCTAACAGACCCATATTCCCTGGTACCGGAGAATCATCGCCGAGGTAGAGAAAACCAAAAGGGCCCAGTCTAAAATAGAGAACAGATTCTTCCAGAACTTGTCCTCGAAGGACTAGTTTCAgagaaaaacgcaaaaataaCCATATCTAATTATAAtttacaaataaagaaaaagaaataaaaaatataagaatattTGCAAATagtaattatatttatataattagATAACTAGTCCGTTCATAGCAATTTAtagataattaaataattaatctaCTACCACTACATTGTAATTAGAGTGTAATTAGAATCGCTAGTAATTTTAGAACAGCATCATTTTTAAAggcggcataccacgaatctgtcgTAGTGGGGGAATCCACAGGAAGAGCTAGAGATGCGgatgtagattgcggaacccgGGTATGGTACCGCTGATCTTCCCCTAATCTTCGTAAAAGTATCGttgtgggaaccgctttattccCTACGAGTTACGTTAGAACACCCATCTATGTACACTTTCCGGTCTTcccagcagtctattcattggtttcacttgaataggatGGTCAGCAGAGCTTATTAATCCTTGAAGGGCACGCTCGTTAACGTCTTCGTcttctacgccgttttttccccccggcgattagggagagatgagcggaaccaatCCTAGTCCCGTGAATCTGagtctacaacctcatcttcCCTAGCCTTTCCCACGGATTCGCTCATCACGTCCGATTCGTGATTTATGCTACCTTAAAGCATATTGGgggactgttttttttttcttaggaggGGATTATCCATGATGGCGCCCAGCAGAGGATCGAGCGTTAATCCGTTGAAATCCTTAAGTAAATCGGAGTTCAAATTAGATTAGCCTGATTAAATTCACACCTCGGAATTACAACTACGAACTGAACCTCACAACCATACTGTAATTTCTCATTGTTAAACAAAAAATCGGAattacagaacaaaaaaaccatACTTCAAcatatttgaatgtttttgaaaacaaagtaaatctacctgtttctttcttcatcggttatttttaaaatagaaggCGATATTGGGGAACGAAAACAATTTGTTTACCAaatcaaagtgaaaaataggCATTAAAAAGGTCATCTCACCGATAGTTTATGTTTACAACAATAGTATGTTTCTTGGCTGCCAGTGTCGTCCCGTCATAAAGATCCAATGATGGTGATCCACTGAAGAAGcctgaataaaagaaaatgacgTCATTTTTCCATGTCGGCTAGGACaaaatgaagacaaaaaaagtgcaacaaaGAAACCCATTTGATGGCATGCAATCAAATTTCCCATTCATTGTTAAAAGTGCATTCTAATTACATAAaggaaataagtgaaaaaaaccgAGACAGAAAAGAGATGaggaatttgaaatgaaatggttCGGCCCGGAtttaattccacaaaaaacgaaattagAAATGCACTCATATTGCTAATTGGTTTATTTGGTGTACTGTAGTAGTTCAACGATACAAAAATGGAAGCAGTTCTTGAAAAGCAACATTCTGTTCACTTACCACCACCATAGATCCATACCATAACGGAACCATCGTGATTTGCTGGCACCCAAATATTCATATTGAGGCAATCCTCACTAATGCccttaaaaaaattcgtatACAACATATTTTGGCCATAAATgaacgagaacaaaaaaaacaaaaattaaaggcatcaccccacgaatctgagatgatacggatttcaggaggagtattcgtatacggaatcgtagattatgtgaaggagggtgattccgtcgatttcttcttaattgccgtgaaaacggtccggaagatgcggagcatgcacacggctggcgcgctccaatcgaactcgttgtggaaaatagcgcgccggaacgctcaaagccacctcagattcgtggggtgatccctttaaggtTCCACGGATGGAAATAATATCGAGGGCCAGATGTAGTTCTTACTCCCATCAAACTTACTGTAGCCAATGTATAATTACTGTAGCTTATGCGGAACAATCGATGTATATAAAGTTTTTATATGCGAGCCACCATGAAAAAAAGCGTTCCATTTGAAGCTCTGGAACTTAGTAGATCATTTTGGCCTACCCTAACCctaccttcttcttcttttagaaTCACAAGATTACTTGGGAAAATCCCCTCATaagcgaaaataaaataagtacaaTTGAAATagacgaaaatatttttgagacCAATTCTCGTATATATTAAcattatttagtatttattacGCCCGTTAGTACTATTTATCATGACGCATTTATTTGtcaatacgttttttttttttcgtttatttgtttatagtCGTTTTACTTTATCCATGTTaagtaattattatttaatacaTCAAGACCGGAATGTGAATATGGTGGTCTTTGAACGATACGGAAATCATGGATCATGACGTAACCAATGGATCTAACCTTTGTCCCCTCaagaaaacctaaaaaaaaaaatttttgccgtttctatttttcaaagagCATCTTCTTGTCAAATTTCCTGGCTTCTCTTGGATTGCTTTTACTcgagaactgaaaaaaaaaccatacatTTGGTGGGTTCCACATTTCAGCTCCAGGAAATTGTGGGAATGCCGTGTCAATGGTGAGGTAGCAAGCCTTAGCTGGCGTTCGCGCTTCCAGTTcacctgaacaaaaaaaaatatgaggcTCAGCTGTATTCGTGATCCTTTTTTCGAGcctaaaaattcaaacaaaaaagaagaagagtaaatgaataaataaatagaaatatataacaaaaaagtatATATAAAAGTCACATATAATGTTTGaggctgtttttctttcctccacAAAATGTTTGcattctgattttttaatttatcgTCATTTGCTCTTTCAGATCGTCAACATTGACtgtaaagtaaacaaaatagAGCATTTTTGACAGtgtttattttcgaaatttgatTGAATCGACAAGGTCAATAAAGTTGACGCTGGTGTTGTTGGTATGGTGAGGGTAGAAGGCTTGAAAATACCGGtgtccttttcttttcgaggttaaaaatgagaatttttgtCTTAAAGGACAGATTATACACCGGTCGACCAAttgttgtagaaaagaaacacttctttattattattatctattttattttatttcttgtcttgtttttgtattatatttcccttttttatatattttttattattctttgttattatttttttaaaagtatacTCCAAATCAATCAGTAGTATACTCTCCGCTACTAATCCATCCATCGCTTCTTCACTGTCGATTccataattgaatttttttcgcgatgcttgatatttttttatcatgttgttgttgttgttgttgctgctgttttgctgttcgttcgtttgttctttttttttgaaatttttagattCTTTTTAGATTGAATTCTTATTCGAAACTATCCATACCTAGTTCAAATCTCACGATACAGCCTCGGTGGCTTTAATACCCCTCGATTAAATGCGAGAAACAGAAAGTGTTGGgagttctttgttttcttccaacTGAAtacaaaattcaataaaattaagaggaaaaaatagaactacTTTGTAGAACGTGAAATCttctagcattttttttttcaaattttctagaaaattttctagaacttaaaattttgcaaatactttactttttgtatttattattatttgtttattttacatttcttgtgtttgaaaaaagagaaaccgCCACGAGTTATTTGTCGACTCTATGGATCAGAtgaatcaaatcaaaagatgatcaaaaaaggagaatcaTGGACTTTGCTTCAGGGAACCCTCAAAAACGATATGTAGGATCCAAGTCAAAAGTCGAATCCACTTCAAGACATCAATCATATGGCGCTGACAATGTCGTAAAGACCAAGTAGTGTATAAAAAACGGCACTTTAGTAGCCATTCACGATGCAATTGTGGACGTTCATGGATtgatgatcgatcggagaCATTTAGCCCGCACTCCCGTCATGTTTCATCGGGAATTGCCATCGCTAACTCAGCTAGAATCACTTTTTGGAGGAAAAACTCCCAGAATCCACAAAAGAACTgaattgatttgtttttttttactcatttatcCTGAACGCATGGATTCAGAAGCGAAAGATTGCGGATTTATGACCGAGACAGCTGTAGATCAAAGCGATCTGTGAATTAAAATAATTCGGAAgtacatcagaaaaaaaaacaagcttggctttaaaaaaaaatgcagtatGACATACCGCTCATTCCCAATTAACTCATCTCTGGAtttagcgatttttttttcgaaaaaaaaagtaattttgaagaatctcTAGCAATCGTAGGATCCCAATCCCGATTTTCAGGGAAAGCATCACGTGTGAGCAGTTTATAGCTGATTTATAACTTTATAGGTTTGCACCTCTACAGTATACTGTAAATCGCCACTGTTAACTCAGCTCTAGAATCACTTTTTGGAGGAAAAACCTTCAGAACCAACAGAAGAACTGaagatttgttgttttttactcatttatcCTGAACGCATGGATTCAGAAGGATTtgtgcaaaaaagaaatgtatcgAAATGACCTCATGACATGAAAAAGATGTCTAGTAGTAGTATGAAAATTAACAAAACAATCAAATTATTGGCAATcatgaattaaattaaaattaaaaattaaaatcaaaattaaattaattcataaattaaaattaaaatttaattaaattaaacataATTCCAAACATAGTTCTATGTAGAGATAAaacgtaataataatagtataataataatattatggataatactaataaaaaatatcGAATTTTCTGTGAGGAATGTGGTAACAGATACATTGGGTACATTACTGgttattatattttcaaaaaaaaaacacctcgatagaaaaggaaaatcatATGAGGCCACTGCCACCGCCACCGGCACCCAGAGGGTGCGACCTTCTAGTGGAATCGATTTGGAAGTTAAGATCACACGATTTTGACCGATCAATATTTGAGCTGCACGGATCGTGAACCCCTAGCGATCTTATAGCATCCGAGAAAACCGGAAAAAACCCGAAAAATGACCTTCGAAAAGTAATATTTTCCAGCGCACGGtatttttaaccttttttttctacgctcTCTTATTGAGGGGCCTCGCCGCGCGTATCCTTACTTTGGCAGAAAAAGATCCTCTCTAATCCAGAGATATGAATCAAGTTCAGTCCAATCAAAcgcatatacatacatataagtTGAAAATAATTCTATAAAGCTAACCCGTCCATGGTTGGACCATTTCCGGCTTAGCAAATCGTCGTATACCGACTGGTGATCGAGCATAGGGGACTCCGAGGAATGCGGAGACACGTTCGCCttgaaattgctgaaaaaaaagaaaaatttttttggaatgttcTAGAATTCTTTAGCGTTCTGaatttcggaaagaaaaaatctgtcGTGAGAAAAGAAACTGCTTCAGTGAGGAACTTTCTGAAACTTTCTAGAGATCTGAGTTTAAAAAAGGATCTCTTGTGaggatttcttggatttttccatAGGAGAAGAATGATCTGCCAATCCACCACACAACGTGCTAAAAAAGGCCAACTTTACTGTATAAAGCCTGGGACGAAATTCTACTGAGCACTTTTTTCCGGGGGGTTCTGTTTTATGTCACATCTAtaggtgtttttttaataaataaataaataaacacacaATTCTAGCGTGAAAATATCATCCGCCTCCTGTCACCTATAGAGACTCTAATTTCTTAGctccttattttctattttcttagctttattttttttttaaatttatttattttctatttttatttctctattttcttaGCTTATGACTCATTTGTAACCTCAGAAATTATTATCTGAGGGTGCTCCAGAACGGTAACATCGAGCTCGACCCGCGCATATACTTCTGTACAAGAAGGTCGAAGCTCTTCACTGTTCCATTCCATTCCTTTCCTCTTCTATCTGTTTTGTGcccttgtttttgttattattggtTGTTTATTTACTCAAATTTGAGGGAATAAAATGGTTTGCAGCGTGGTTGAGCAAAGGAAACCCGCCCAGGCATCAGGAGCAACTCACTGATTCTCCCGATTTCCCACCCAGATCCATGATTTTCCCAAGCACTCGCGGACGTATGAGGTCGTATATTTTACGAGAAATCTTCTGGAAACTATTAGTAAACGTGAAGGATGTTGACGAACCTGTGGCACACCACGAATAGTGCCAAGTGCTGTATGTACGACGTGGTCATCGTTGAGGACAGCGCGGCCGTCGACAACAGTAACGAGCAGAGCTGCCCGCAGAACGGCTGCGAGATACTGCACCAATCGCCATTTCATGGTAGAATCACCGCTTTCCGCACAACCATTGCTAGGAATTGTAGAAGcctaagaaatataaaaacggCTTATGCAggttaaaatgaaaaacaaagcaaGCGGACACATAAAATATAAGCTTAAATGAACGACATAAAGCGAAAAACGACAGAAAAATCAGTGCACAGAGTTCAATTTTTGAAGGTATTCTCGGATACGAAGAATAAGAGACGATCCAGAACGagtaaaaaacgaaaagatacCGGTAGCAAAGTCGATGCAGCAACGTATTCCACCGCTAGGATTAGAAGAAATTGTGCaaattctgcagaaattttcaaatcctaCGAAGACGTTCGACAGATAAAACATCACTAAAAGGAACTGTCAAAAAATGGTCGACAACTAAAAATTGGAACCAGCTCCAATCCAGTTCTTTTGGGAAAAAGAGGAATCCtaacaagaatgaaaaagaatcgAAGGGCGGacgcgaaaaaagaaattctgcaCTACACGGTGAAACTATTAGAACATTGGTCAGATCAGCGAAAAAccagacaaaaaaaacttcggtGAACGGATTTGTGTCCGAACGGCGTGAAAATGAGATGCACTTCACCAGAACAtctgtgggtttttttttcggattaacGGATAAAAAAACGATGATTTCGTTCAATTTGTACAATCTACACTAAAATCGTCGAAGTATTTGGTGGatgcatagttttttttgtgtggatGGATGAGAATTCGGAATGATCGtctaaatgtaataaaataagtatttttggattgttttgattttatccGATTTTCACTTTTCCCGGACAGTTCAAGTTCATATCAATCCGCAAATATGATTGCCGGATCATGAAAATGTAAGCGAAAATAGGCTATATCTCTATTATAGAAATATTAgtgattttctcttctaaaaaaacgctgccaaaattttttcttaaactacTTTATTAGGGATTTAAAGGCGCTATAAATTTGAATTCGTGAAATAGGTTGAAAATTATCCAAAAAGATGCTAAAATATGTGTAAAAAGCTCGTAATTCAAgaatattaaatttttcttgagtAACGGTCATTTCCCACGTACTTTCACATCCATACTCACAAATCACTAttatttcttgagaaaaaaccaatcaacataaaaaaatcaCCCTTATTCTTAGAAATTCGCATTTATAATTTGAACTCATTCTGGATGTGTGTACATACTTTGCGGAGTACCACGAtagcgcagaaaaaaaaaacgattctgGTAGGATTCTGACCTTCGATGACAAAAAGCTTCTTTTATTTACTAAAAATTGACTATTCGTCTCCCAAACATCGAGAAAAATCTGGTGTTTCTGCGGATCCAGCGATTCTTGCCTAAGGCTCTGTCGAGAGTAAAAATGTGATTGGCTGAGATCGGCTGAACGTGAAcatttgtgaatattttaagATATTTTAGAGCGATCGTAGCATAAAATCTTTCCGGATAACCCAAATGGAAGTTTAatcttttaagaagaaaagaaatgactaaattcaagaaaaaattcaggaaatttattgaagattttattattttttttaagatcagAAGAATCTGTTTCTTCTGACGTTGATTCCTAGAGTTTTTGGTGGGGCAAGTGTTATTCTTCCAGCttgaaagcagcaaaaaatctcaatttttttcttattctttcttcttgttctatCATATtctatttaacttttttttctgttgtaggATAAGATTAAccagttttttaaaaatttttgtttatatctCGCCGAACAGAGTTTTGTTGATTCCTTCAAGAGAATTCCAAGAAACCTAAACACTCAATCAATCACTCATTCCTTTTCCATACTCTCAAATGGTCGAATTTTACACCGAGTACCGGTTAGTTCTTAATATCATTCGAGTAGTGCACCATCAATACTTGTTTTCTCTaattcatcctgaaaaatcgagaaaattaCCCACATTTTCCTGTTAatcgaaattttatttctaaacgctgtttctcctcaaaaaaatttacttggaaaacaaaatggtgTTTCGATTAATcgattttattaattttttccctAACATTTTAGAAATGGAGTGCCaaatgaacaaaatggaaTCATAAAAATTACGATTGAGAGCATGAATGGGTGAAGAAACGAGTTAACgaacgaataaatgaataggtgaatgagaaaaatagtaaatggaaaaataagtgGACGAATCAAtggatttctggatgaaaattatgaaaaaaaaagttacaaagGTGCAGACGAGAAGAATcggaatttttccttcatctaAGACAATCgcaaatagaaatttaaactTGCTGGCTATCTAACTTAATTActtaaaaagcaaaattactGAGTCCAGTACTAGTCGAgttcaattaaattttaacTTAGAAACtggataaagaaaaattcaaaaaaaattaatcggTTGAGAAAGAGACGTCGGTGCAAGGATAAGCCCTCAAAACAAGGTTTTGCACTTAAACGTGGCCAAAATTGCTCCCAAAAGTCCTGAAATTAAAAAGTGTCCTCGTCAGAGCTGGAGTTAGCCGAAGAGATGTTTAGATGTTGTTTAGATTGTTGATGTgtttgttgttgatgtttaGATAAGATGTTTGTGATTgggttcagttttttttctttaaaaaaaaagttacagtGGACAGTGGTACGGCTGCAAGTGAAAATAAtacaaacataaataaaatatatgataataataataataataataaatattgaataaataaataatataaacataaataaaataatataaacgtaaatataatgtataatataaacaaacaaacaaacaagcaatGAAGCGATTTTCAACAGGTAGCAGTCCACTTTTATACCCACCAACGGGAACTCTACTCAAGCTTATGATTACTTTGAACTTTTACTGGTTACTCAACCATGACGACGTGGAATTCGCGGAGCttgtggttcttttttttttgcggtccAGCAACGTTCACGGATTGATGGCAGAAACAGGGAGAACGGGACTCGCTCGGACTCATTCTAACCGCTCCACGAATGGAATAAAGTGCTCCACATCCAGGGACAGCCCGCAGATCCACAAATTAGAATAAAgagccacacacacacacaccacagaGTGAGCACAGCTTCCATCGCGTCACTCAATTCgacgttctctttttttttttcgtcacccGTGCACTACCCGATGTTGGTGTGCACTTGCGGACGACGAGGATTTTCGGATGGGCGCGCAAAACATTCATTTATCTTAGCGAATAGAATTTGTCCTGAACTACTTGAAaccacaacaaaacaaaatagttaagaaaaaaagttttgcgagaaaaaaatgtgatccaaaagtaaaataaaggtAAATAAAGTTAAGGTGAAGGTAAAGGTGTGTTCGAATGAGAATTCGAATGAGTTTTGTGTTAGGTGTGTTCGAATGAGAATTTCTTAGAGATTCctccccccccaaaaaaaaggaggggaAAAAGCTATGAAGATGAAATATCAGTAAGGCGGTACGTATTAAATAAATTGATCACCGTAACCTATCAAAAATCAAACTCCAAGG
The Necator americanus strain Aroian chromosome I, whole genome shotgun sequence genome window above contains:
- a CDS encoding hypothetical protein (NECATOR_CHRI.G3914.T2) codes for the protein MKWRLVQYLAAVLRAALLVTVVDGRAVLNDDHVVHTALGTIRGVPQQFQGERVSAFLGVPYARSPVGIRRFAKPEMVQPWTGELEARTPAKACYLTIDTAFPQFPGAEMWNPPNGISEDCLNMNIWVPANHDGSVMVWIYGGGFFSGSPSLDLYDGTTLAAKKHTIVVNINYRLGPFGFLYLGDDSPVPGNMGLLDQQAALQWLHNHIGSFGGDPSRVTLFGESAGSASATAHLAAPDSYPFFNKIIASSGTIMNSWASRTPDTMYELSIRLAKRLNCTTKGIDAATIHTCLRALPASVIQVEADSVSNEIGLPMTFAFVPVSVDRNFFKGDVFERLRSRNFKKDVAVIFGTVKDEGTYWLPYYMSRYGFWFNHTISAEDPQNKALITRSQYRQSMHAFMPYFGGSPLVENALLHAYQFVSDRPTLPEQLRDGIGRFLGDYFFTCSLIDFADIIADNVYGPVYMYYFTMRSTANPWPKWMGVMHGYEIEYAFGQPFARPSLYDKNYLETEQRFSEYILQLWTEFANTGVPASYWPKYNRIERKALVLGDESTRGEHRIMVDVHGSYCRLIEEGKTVAGQVSECRARRTKPAAVIGNTGGSGNESNSAASRISVIAIVVAIIRHS